In the genome of Peromyscus eremicus chromosome 1, PerEre_H2_v1, whole genome shotgun sequence, the window CCGGTGATAAcaacatatttttttctcctagcaacttgccttctctgtctcctcatgGAACAGAtccctgaggtctccaggatggcaGTTAACTGAAGGCTGCTTCACCTACCCCTCTCACTGGGCGTGAGCCCACTGACTCCCGACTCCCTCTCCCCACATTGTCCCAtgccagcaggaagtagccaCACTTGGACCAGCACCCATATATCCAAAAAGGTTGGGATGTTCAGTTGGAAGCTCTGCTTCTGTCtaaacccccacccccattccaaaCCCACCCttctcagaaagcccaccaaactgtgtttcctcccctggagctgctcaAGACCCCATGTACAGGGTATTTGAAATACCCCCCAAAACAGCCAGGTGgtcccccatctcctctccccgTCAGATCTCTGGGGACAGGAAAAGGCCCCCCAGGAGCATTTTACCAATAAaccttgtcttttatttattttactcatctatttatttatttgtttatttatttatttgtttgttttttcaagacagggtctctctgtagctttggagcctgtcctggaactcactctgtagaccaggctggcctcgaactcacagagatctgcctgcttccgcctcccgagtgctgggattaaaggcgtgcaccactgccctgcctggtcttttattttttttattttttttattttttttggtttttcgagacagggtttctctgtgtagctttgcgcctttcctgggactcacttggtagcccaggctggccttgaactcacagagatccgcctggctctgcctcccgagtgctgggattaaaggcatgcgccaccaccgcccggctctggtcttttatttttaatttagcttGATTTGGCTTTCTGCAGTGGTGGCGAGACTGCATATCTGGCTATGGAAACTTAGAGCGAGCAGCTTCCCTTCTGGGTCATTTCCGAAGCTCTCTCTGCCATCTTCAAAATCTTCTCAGTTGAAGCTCCGTGTTAGCAGAATATGCTTCTATTTCCAGCTGCTCCCGAGGGTCacgagttcaaagtcagcttgggctacacagtgagaacccatctcaaagaataaacaacaacaacaaaatcctcaCTGCATCAGGCAGGCAGCCTGTCAGCCTCTTGGGCTCATAAATCCAACAGCTGTCCTCAGGGCTAAACTCAGGATTTTGGAGAGAAATGTGAGACGCTTTTTGGATGTGTTGGCTAtacccactcccctccccccggGTCACCCTCGTAAGTGTTGAGAGGGAAGCCTTCCAGATGGCTGAGTTCCACCCAGACTCCACCGTGAAGCTGTATGACCATGGACAAATGAGTTTTCATGCCTCACTCATTCAGTTTGTGTGATGGGTTTAAGAATAATGTGCtagttatggggctggagagatggctcaggggttaaagtactggctcttgcagaggacctgggttcgattcccagcacccacatggtggatcccaaccatctgtaactccagttctggaggatctgAGCCCTGTCTAATACTcagataccaggcatgcatgtgatgtacatacagacatgtagacaaaacaagacaatacatacacttaaaaaaataaaattctttaaaaattaaaaagaaaaagtgaggggctggagagatggctcagaggttaagagcactggctgctcttccagaggtcctgagttcaattcccagcacccacatggtggctcacaaccatctgtaatgagatctggtgccctcttctgtgtacataataaataaataaatttaaaaaaaaagaaaagaaaagaaaaagtgagaattcaaaataaattcccagaacccacatgcacAACAtttatgtctggtgcccacagaggccaggaggggcatcagatcctctggacgTTGATGTTACAGATCTTTGGAAGGTGccctgtgtgctgggaaccaaactcaggtcttctgccagagcagcaagtactcttatttgtttggttttgggggcaggtgagacagggtttctctgtgtaacagccctggctttcctggaactcactctgtagaccaggctggcctcgaactcacagagatccacctgcctctgcctccctagtgctgggattaaaggcgtgcgccaccacctctgcCCGGCCAacgacaagtgctcttaacttctagcccactgatatttttaaaggagaaaatagaCATGTTAACAATGAAAAGTCCATCCTTTCCTGAAGCAGCCACAGCAGGATGGGGACATGCAGAGCAGAGGTACTGGTACTATCTTGCCACGGGTCATGGGGTGGGCCTTCAGACCAGGAGCCTCTTCCTGGGAAGGTGTGGGACCACTTACTTCCTGCATCCCTTGGGCAGTGGCCATGGTGGCTGCAGCTGCTTCCTTTCCTCTTGGGTTTATTTTTCTAGGGGCCTGTTGGGTTTACACAGTGTAGCTTCTGGCTGTGAGTCTCCGGGCCTCTGGTGATGTAAGGGGGAAATTTTCTGTTCTCGGTCCTACAGTGTGTTTGGATctatgaaaagaaggaaaagtgggGTCTAGAGAGGCAGCTTCAGCGCCTCAGAGCACTGGCTGACCTTGcggaggactggggttcagttcccagcacccacacagcggctcacaaccatctgtaactcgatctgatgctctcttgtgtgctctccaggccccaagcatacacacacatatgccgtCACTCACGTATACGtatcaaataaaaatagatctttgACAAAGGAAAAGTAGGCTgaacagaggcagaggtgggcagatcgcCACTACATAACATGTTGAAGGACAGCCTGGAGTTCATGAgacgctttaaaaaaaaaaaaaaaaaaaagtaaaaagaacagGTTCCTGGTGGATGTAGAATCAGCAACACATGGTATAAAAGAACCAAATGAATAGCCTGGGGCTGAAAAATGTACTCAGTAGGCCTAAGAGGATGGAGGTGAGAATCACTGAGTTGAAAACACAGTGAGAAATTCTGCAGCCCGAAAGAAAAAGTATAAgaagggtcagcaagatggctcagccggtaaaggAGCTTGCAGCCAAGCTTAATGACCcgagtttgttccccaggaccACATGGTAGAGCACAAAAGCTgaatcccacaagttgtccctctccctctccctctccctctctccctctccctcctcccccccccctctctctctctctcatacacacacacacacacacacacacacacacacacacacacgtgcggaAAAAGAACTTCATAACGTCTTGTGAGACACCAtccaaaggccctgggttcagttctcagcacccaaagTCTCCAGACCACACAGTTAGAGGCTCAGAGATGAAGAGTgactgtgtgtggaggtgtgtctGCCTGTTCACATGTGGTGGGGGCCCAGGTTTCtttctctgctgagccatctagctgTCCCCGAACTTATCATGTAACATTTTCACTGGTTGAACTTTCCCGGAATGATGGAGCGAATAGTGTTATTCTCTTGTGTGACTAGATCAGACTTGGTGCTTTCCTGTGCTGTTGTGTGTAGACCACACTTGGactctttttgttcttttgagacagggtttctctgtgtagttttggtgcctgtcctggatctccttctgtagaccaggctggtctcgaactcacagagatccacctgcctctgcctcccgagtgctgggattaaaggcgtgcgccaccaccgcccagccacactTGGACTCTTTAGCACATATACTTTCTTCTGGTGGAGATGCCCAGCAAAGGGCAGTGGATATGGTTTCATCAGATCCCCTCCTGTGTGCCCACGGCCCCCTAGATGATCCACTTCCCGTGAACTTCCGTTACTATCATTGGCCACCAGATAGGGACAGTGCCAGCTGCTGAGTGGGTCACTTGATGCATCTCACGTCTGCTTCTCCCTGGGGTCGCGGCAAAGCTGATACAAGGACCGCACTGCGCCAGTTCTCAGGACGTAAGTGGGGGAGCTCTCCTCTCTCAAAACAATGCAAAGTGGGCTttcagggctgggctgggctgggctggcagcGTGCTTGGCCTCGGGGCAGTGGTGCACGCTAGAATCACTTTGATCTTAGCTCAAGGTGCACTCCCAGCCACAGAGGGAGCTTGAGGCTGATCACTGGGCCAGGCTAGACCCCATGTcgtccaggacagacagggtctGTCTCCTAACCGATGAGTCCCAGCACTTCAAACAATGACTTCTAAATTAtaggtcattcattcattcattcattcatgcagaAAATCTCAAGCCCAACTACATTGTTTGCCTGGTGGAATAAATAAGGATAAAAAGCATTAGACCCTCTGCCCTCAAGGAGCCTGccctcttttattattatttatttatttttatttttatttttcgagacagggtttctctgtgtagctttgcgcctttcctgaaactcactttgtagaccaggctggcctcgaactcacagagatccgcctgcctctgcctcccgagtgctgggattaaaggcgtgcgccaccaccgcccggctggagctGTTCCTTTTAAGGCTACAGCAGTAGGTACCAGGCTCTGTAGCTACTTGTCTGTCTTTCCCAAActgccttcctttttctctcttggtGTGATACTGAACCCAGGGGTTGTGCGCTTTTGAGCCACGCCCCCAACCTCTGCTGGCCAGTAGGATTctaggcggggggtggggggtggggtgtctaccactgagccacgcccccaacCTCTGCTGGCCAGTAGGATTctaggcggggggtggggggtggggtgtctaccactgagccacgcccccagcctccTACTTTTTTAAaccttacttattttatgtgtatgggtgagtGGTCTGTATGTagtgtacaccatgtgcatgctggtatccacagaggccagaagaaggtgtcggatctcttggaacttgagttacagattgtgagctgacatgtgggtgctgggaactgaacgcagATCCTCCTGACGAACCTTAACTGCTGAGGATCTTAACAgatcctcttaactgctgagccatctctccagctgccccctccccattacttttttttaagacttagttTCTCTTAGTCGCTCAGGCCTTCTAAGTAGTTACCAGCTTGCTTGCCTTTTAGTATGACTACCGAGCTCAAGAGTCCGGATCTCCTTTGTGCCCTCACAGGTCCCCCACCACCCTGCCACTGGTAAGGCTAGCAAAAAGAGTGTCCACTGTTCAATCTGATTTTATTGAAAAGGAAACATACAAAAATcatgtacaaaaaaaattaaccaaacaTGTACAGAAAATCCATTCCGGTATATCTACAGCAGTGCATGTACAGTATTTTACAGGCTGGGCCGTCCCTCCCCGCTCCCAGACTCCTCCCTCTTCTGAGATTTCCCCCCTCCCTGACTCCCCATCTTTCCCCCCCAGCGCTTTGCCCTGGGGACTAAGGCTGAGGTGGCTTCCGCCAATatctcccaccccccaaaagaatGCCAGTGGTCACACGTGCTCTCTCTAAACCTATGCAATGGGATGGATGGGGACTGGGGGGGTGGTCCCGGGCAGAGCACAGGATTCACAGTCTGGACCCCTCCTGGACACCCCCAGATGAAGGTGAGGCAGGCTTCGGTCACCGCCCGCCGGCGGTTCAGGGAAGATGGCTGGGCACTGGGTTGAGAAGGCCGTCACATGCCCCCCATTCTCTGGCTCCAGGAGGCTAGTGGTCAGGTTTGGCTCATATGCTCTTCACAGGCCCCCTCCCCAGGAGGAGGGGGGGAAGCACCAGGGGCCTGAGGCCAGGCCCAAAGTGAAGGCGCACTGGGGACACCCCCAGGGTCCCCCCTGCAGCTGGAACGGGCAGCCAGCACCAGCAGCCTTTCCTGAGATGGTGGTGGGCGGCAGAGGCGGGCGGCTCGGTCCCCACCCCCTCGGTCACCATGAGTCCGTCAGCCCTCCCTCCCCTGGCTTTCGGGAGGCCAGGGTCCCCAAAGTCCGAATCTCCATCAGTGCACCCAGGCTGCCTGGGCTCGAGTGGCTTCCCTTGCGTGCCCCTGGGACAGGCGACGCTGGCAGTCCAGAATGCTACATGGTGCAGAAAAAGTCCCCCGCGCTGGCCGGGGTGTCAGAAGGCGGAGGGGGTCCTGCCCCCCAAGTCCCCGACGTCCCCCGGGCGGGTGTAGGCACCTAGTTGGGCTCCATTTCTGGGGCTCCGGGATCCCTGGGTAAGGGGAGGAGTCCCATGAAGAGATTGTACATGACCCTCCAGGGCGAAGGGCGATGTCGATGCTGCTCTTCTTgtctctggggagagagagagaagtgggaatTAGCTCGGACCCGCAGACAGTGGGTGAGGGGGCAAAACGTGTGGATTCCAGATTGGTCCCCAAACTGATTGCGACCCTCTTACCAGCCTTGTTCCAGACCCCCATCCACCATGGCACACTCTCCCAGCACAGGAGAGAAAGGACGGTGGCAGAATCCTCACAGCACAGAGCCCAGCACAAAGCAGCCAATGGCTCTGCcttgctgtcacacacacacacacacacacacacacacacacacacacacacacacctcctgttGCCCAGATAAAGTCACCTTGCAAATCACAAGGGCTCTCAGGAACAGGCTGGTGAGAGatcggcatggtggcacacactctaaccctggcaccttcacatgctgagGCTGCAGGATCACTAAATTTGTGCTAGACTGCAGGCCTGTTTCTGGGAAAAtgaaaccaaccaaaccaaagaCTTTGGTGGGACATGGAAGGGAGCAGTGGGGCCCCTCAGTGTTTCTAGAACAAACGAGACCAGAGAAGAACAGCCTGCGGTCTTGGCAAGGCTGAGAGCAAGTGCCTCTTGGCAATGCTGGGTTCAGTGACACCTCATTCTCTCCCGGGAGGCAGAATAAAAGTGTGGTGCAGCTTCTAgaatctcaggaggctgagacaggaaaatagaaagtccaaggccttcctgggctacagagtgaattcaaagccagtctggacaATTTAGTAAGACCcaatctcaaaaggaaaaaaaaaaaaaaagaaagaaagaaagaaagaaagaaagaaagaaagaaagaaagaaagctgggcatgatgcctcacatctttaatcccagaacttgggaggcagaggcgggcggatctcagagttccaaggccagcttggtggtctacaaagtgaattctaggacagccaaagctacatagtgagactgtgtctcaaaacaaaaacaaaaaaagaaaacaaaaaggtgcTTTGATTTGGTTCCTCTACTGAGTACACGGCCAAGCAGATTCACCTGGCTCACCCCCTTGGTTACAGAGAATACAATCCACTTCACAGATGTCGGATTAATGACCCCAGTGGAGTACATGTCCAGAACTAACTGGGGCTTCCTGAGccctcctcctcatccttgctgctgggagagggggaaGGTGGCAGGTACCACCTTGTGAGCTCACTAGCGGTCCTATCTAATCATATCTAAATTAGGAGGAACACGGAGACATCAGCACATGGGCCGAGTCAGAGATAGATGTCCcttagaaaggagaaaagaagggctggagagatggctcggaggttaagagcactggctgctctaccagaggtcctgagttcaattcccagcaaccacagggtggctcacaaccatctgtaatgagatctggtgccctcttctggcctgtaggcaggcatgcagacagaacactgtatacataacaaataaatattaaaaaagaaataaacaagtcAATTATGCTAGAAAATGTCTTGCTGCAAGACACACCCCCTTACTGATCCAGGCAggtgctgggagacagaggcaagcagatctctgtgaattccaggccaggcccaaacaaaaaacaacccaaaaacttTATATTAGGGACATGACATGTCCTGGAACTAaatatgtagttgaggatgaccttgacccaCCTAAGGTCTCCAACAAAGCTGCTACAGCACTCTGGGCTTCGGAAAGAGCCCATTGCTTAGTGTTGCCaggcgagcactctaccaactgagcgacACCAGCCTCCCCTAAACttcaaaaatgcttttttttttaatgtgtgtgtgcgcTGGGAGACCACAGGGAGTCGGATCCCCCatccccccaaaggggttgtaagccccttttaaaacacacacattatgtatctattatatatattatattatgtgtgggtcatatttatttttatgtatgagcagcacatgtggagatcaaagaACACCGGGCAGTGGACTGTCCTTCCAgcaggtgggtcctggggaatcgaactcagttcatcagttttggtggcaagagcctttcTCCACAGAGCCACTTCAAAGGctctttcctcttcatttttgaggcagggtttcactaggttgcccaggctggccttgaactttctttcttcctccctgagCAGGTGGGATTACAGGAAGCTGCCACCAGGCCACGCCACTTGACTTCGTATGTCCTCCTCAGTGGTAACCAATGGAGGGGAATGGAGGACTTTAGAAAGCCTCAGTTAAGAAGACGCCAGAGCCAGGATAGGAGTGAAAAACAACGCCCCTGACCGAGCAAGTAAGCgggtgaaaacacacacacacacacacacacacacacacacacacacacacacacacacacacacaacctcacaACCTGCTGGGAGTGAGCCGCGGCTGGGAGGAGGGCCCCTCTACCAGGAGGTAGGGGACAAGACCGGGGAGCAGAGCGAGGGGCCTGCCTCCATCAAAcatcgctcgctcgctcgctctttccctctctgctttTGCCTCTCTGTTGCAATCAGCAAACAATGCAAGGGCCATGTGCAGAGTGCACAGCGCTGGGGGCGGAGGGGGCGAGCGAGGGAAAGCTGGGGGTTccgtggaggtggggggggggactaaGACctagcgggggggggggaccgaGTGGCGGGCCTGGCCCGGGAGGTGCGGGCGCGGAGCAGCCGGCGGGGGGCGCTGCGGGGCGCAGCTCGGCGGGGGCGGGCGGGGCGGGCGCGGCGCGTTGCTGACTCACCGGCTATAAATAGCCTGGGATATAGGAGCCGCCGCGCCGAGCGCCGCCTTCAGTCCCCGCGGCCGCGGGCTCCGGGCCGCGCCGCAGCTCCGAGCAGCGGTGCCCGGCCGGGCCCGGGGCTCCGGTGCCGATCCGGCCCATCCCGAATCCCAGCTTCCAGCCGATTCCTCCCCCCGCCCGCCCACACACACCCATCTGCCTGTCCCCGGCGCGACCTCGCGCGCGCTGGGCCAGCAGCTGCGGCACATCTGGCGGGGGGCGTGCGGCCCCCCTCCCCACCTGCCCGCCGCCCTGCACTCACCCGCCGCTCGTACTGCGCGTTGAGGTCGTCCGCCATCCGCCGCAGCTGGGCCCCGATCTCCCGggcccactcctcctcctccccacgcACTCCCGGGGCTGCTTGGGTGGGGCCGCCCGCCAGGGCCTCCGGGGCGCTGGGCACGGGCGACTCTAGGTGCTGCTGGGCCGGTGACAGCGAGGGCTGAGGAcctgggagaggggaaggggcgTGGTCACCACCCACCCGGTCGGCCCCGAGGCGCCCCGGAGGCACCCAGATACCCCAGGCCTGCCTCTCTCCTCCGACCCTCTCTAGAAATCCCTTTTTCTCACTCCAGCCCTAAGCCCCAGAAAGGGGTCTGGAGGAAGTGGCTCTGGGGCTTAGGGCAGGCCATATCAGTCCGGAAGTTCCTCAACTAATCCGACCTAAGTACCCCTCTTCTAATACACCGTCAGATCTAGGCTGCTCTCTTggacagacagggaaactgaggtcccACCCAGAGAAGtggccaaggtcacacagggATACAGCCACTGACCCCACCCAGTGACTACTGCTCACTCCTGCCCAACCACAGTGAGGCCACACCCCCGGATGTGGCATTGGCCTGATGACCAGAAGGCCAGACCGGGGCTGCCCAGgaggactggggtgggggtggcaggggTGCTGGGTGAGTCTGTCTGCCCCACCCCCTCCGGCGCTCATCCTTGCGCCTCCGTCCTGCCACACCAGGTCccgagcctcagtttccatcATCTCTGAATCTAGCCCTGAAACCCCGGGGAAAGTTGTAAAGTTTTTCCCTCTGTAACCCCTGGGTTCGGGAGACtgtatggggtggtggtggtggtggtggtgagttgGGAAGGGAAACCCAGATGGTCATTCCCGGTAGCCGGGCACCACAGGGTTAACAGCCCATCAGGCAGGGGACCTTTAACCCTTCCCTCCCTGAGCCTCACCCTCTCCCCGAGGGGGACTTTCCCAACACAatggcccctccccctccccttcctccccggGGACTGCGGGCTAGCCCCGCTAGTGCCAAAGAGATTCAAATAAAAGGGAAAGGCCTTCGACCCCTCCCCAAAGTCCTGAGGTGACAATTCTCCCACCGGCCACACTCCTTCCTACTGCAATCCTCGCagggggtcggggggggggaaCCGCCCAGGGAcccgggctgggggaggggagctgagaAACAGCTGTTGCCCGAGGCCCGGGAAGGGACGTGGGCTGCAACTCCGGGGACTGCAGTCGGATTCCAAGAGGGACTTCCCGCTCGACCTGGCCCCTCCATCCCTGTCTCCCACTCGGTCTTCCTGCTTCTTGCTACACAAAGACCACACTGGCCACACCCTCCCGGTGGCCCCACTCAGCTCGGCTCCCGCTTCAGCTTGCCCGGGTGCGGGGTGGGCACTCACCGTCCGGGCGCGGGCCTCGGGGCCGGCTGCGGGGACCCCCAGGCCAGCGGGGGCCCCCCAGGGCGGCGGTGACGGCAGGCGGGGCGGTGGGGGCGCAGAGGTAGGCGGCCGGCAGCAGGGCGGGGGCAGCAGGGGCGGCGGGCAGGCCGGGCTCGCAGAGGCCGCAGGACACAGCGGAGGGCACCAGGCGGCCGAGCGGGAAGGGGCGCGGGCCGTCGCGGGCCAAGCCTTCTACGGGCTCCGGAGAGCTGCCCTCCTGGCGTGCGCGGGCCATGGCGCTCCCTGGAGCCTGCGGGGCACAGCGGGGAGGTCAGCGGGGCGACTGCAGGGGGGCTGCAGGGACCCCACCCTGCAGACACCCCGCCTGGAGGTCACTCACGCCCACGAGGGGGTGACCCCAGGGGGCAGCCTGGCCGGGACACTGGGTGATGATGGGCGCATGGGCTGGGGGGTACAGACTGCGTCTGGGGCTCGTGGCAAGCCCTCCAGGCAAACTGCCTAGGACTCTCAGGGCTTGGGCCAGGGAGAACTTTCCCAACCCAGGAGCGCAGGAGGGGTGCTGGGGCTCCCAGGACACATAGGGCTGTCACaggacgggtgtgtgtgtgtgtgtgtgtgtgtgtgtgtgtgatgggaacaCAACTCAGACACCAGAGAACTCACAGAAGTGTCCAACTTGACCTCCACCCCACCAGACCCAATGAGATGGTCCGCTCAAAAACACAAGGAGACACACTTAGACATTCACACACAGCCATCCAGAGCCCTCCTCCTGCCCTAGACACATATTTACATCAGTCTCACACTGACCCAGTGCTGACATGCCCGCACTCACCCATCCACAATGCAGCcatcacacacagaaacacaagagATACGGGTCTTCAACGTGTTTCtcctgcatacacacagacaccccaGGATACAAGACACCCCTAGGACACCTTAGCACACACACCCATCATCCCAAAACACACCTGAATGTGCGACACTCCCCCCCAACTCTGAGCGCCCGGGGATACAACAGCTACATACAGACACATGTCATCACAACCGGATGCATCATCCCCTCGCACGCGCGGGGCAGCAACACGGGGAGGCACCAGACACAGCCTCTTCTCTCAGCCCCCAAACACCACAACCAACTGTGAGCCCcagaacacgcacacacacgcgcgcgcacgcacgcacacacacacacacacacaccagcagcagcagcagcacacacacCTACAGCAGAGACAGAAAACACTGGCCTCACGTGACTGGTATAAACactacagagagagggagagagagccacATGACACATATGAGCCACGGATCACAGTGAcaagcccctcagacccaacacgcacacacacatacacacacacacacacatacatacacacacacacacacacacacacacacacacacacgcggcatGCAGAGAGGCTGCCGCTGCACCGCCTAGATCCTCCCCGCCTAGAGCCCTCCATCCTCAGCGTGGAGACAGCCTTGTGCCCCCTTGCCACTCAGAAGTCACCGAGGGAGCGATCAGGCACTGGGTGGCACCCCATCCCAAATGCTGGGTGCAGCAGATGAATGTCTTGGAGACACCCAGAGACAGCGCGCGcacgcgaacacacacacacacacacacacacacacacacacgcaacgcACACTCGGGCGAGA includes:
- the Bbc3 gene encoding bcl-2-binding component 3 isoform X2: MPHPGVWPHCGWAGVSSSHWVGEGPQPSLSPAQQHLESPVPSAPEALAGGPTQAAPGVRGEEEEWAREIGAQLRRMADDLNAQYERRRQEEQHRHRPSPWRVMYNLFMGLLPLPRDPGAPEMEPN
- the Bbc3 gene encoding bcl-2-binding component 3 isoform X1, with translation MLAFVTRRGVCAPGSAMARARQEGSSPEPVEGLARDGPRPFPLGRLVPSAVSCGLCEPGLPAAPAAPALLPAAYLCAPTAPPAVTAALGGPRWPGGPRSRPRGPRPDGPQPSLSPAQQHLESPVPSAPEALAGGPTQAAPGVRGEEEEWAREIGAQLRRMADDLNAQYERRRQEEQHRHRPSPWRVMYNLFMGLLPLPRDPGAPEMEPN